AAGCTGGGTCGCTCCCGTTTTTGTATCTGGGAGTTCCAATTGGGGCTAATATGAAGCGGGCCAAATTTTGGGAACCGGTGGTGAGCAGGGTGGGAGCTAGACTGTCAAAATGGAAAGCGAGACACCTTTCTTTTGCTGGTAGGCTCACTCTCGCTAAGTCGGTATTGGGGAGTATTCCTTCGTATTATATGTCGTTGTTTTTGGCTCCAAAGATGTTGATTAGTTGATGTTAACCAGTCTTTGTATTAATTTTCTATGCATATATTTTACTATGATGGATTCCTCTTACTTCATCTCAGCTCGAAGTTAATTGACGGgagatattatatatattttttaatgacATGCCATAATTGCTAAATGCCCTTCCTCTTTGTCCTTTTTCCAGTATTTTTATTTCATGTTCTGACCTTTCCATGATTAAATAACAATGAATctttcttttaaatatacatcGTTAGTTATTTTGAATATATGAATTAGCGGACGGCAAAGATTCATCTTTTTAAAACATTTCTGCACTGAGATGTTATCGCCTGTTAATTATATTAATGGACAGTACAAAAATATAAAGTTCTATTAAAAAGTTAAAGTAGCTTAGTGCAGAAACTAACATCGGTTTTATTACGCCGTATAAGTCCATAAATGACTAAGTACGAATTCAAAACAATTATCTACCTAGTGATCGACTAACCTAATGTTCATTACTTGTTACCAATGGAACAAGATTTTGGAAGTTCTTCTTTGTTTTTTTATCTgactttataaaataaatatttgacAGTTAAAACGACCGGCCTTCCCTTACCCTTAAAAAACTCATTATTGTTCATtatatatgtttgtatgtatgtatacataagttgtgtttatatatatataagtaagaGGGTTTTAATAGAAGATAgaaaggataacggtttttatATTATGGAGGGTCCAAAGAGACTAGAAGAAGGGTTTGGTCGTGCTCCAATATCTATGGCCGGAGAAAAACCCAAAACTACAATGGTGGAGCTAACAGATGATCAAATCAAAACGACAACAAAAGAAAACGAGCAACCAAACGGTGGCGATAACCCACTGTTGAAGAAAAAGAGTAAGAGGGTTGCGACATTGGATGCGTTTAGAGGTCTAACCATTGTTGTAAGTTTAACAACCTATTATGAGAGTAATGAACTTATGGTTTGCatattatctatatatattaaattaaattaaattaaattaaaattaaaacataacaCATTGAGGATTTTGTGAGTCTCTTTCTTTGTCCTGTTGTATACTAtatttaatgattaacaaaactttagttttttataatttttgtcACAAAAGATAAGTAAGTTTagattttttattactttttgttATACACTTTTTCCAAATTTGTTCGTCGTTCGTTTGATACTTGGCATGGTGTTTGATAGTAATTTTGGTCCCTCAACTAATTTGTGTCACGTAAGTTAAATAAGTTTAGAGTTTTTATTACTTTTTGTTATACGTTTTTCCCAGATTTGTTCATCGTTCAGTTACTACTTAGCATGGTGTTTGATAGTCACATTTGGTCCCTTGGGTTGTTTTTTTATTCGTTTGCTACTTAGCACGGTGATTGGTAATTAAATTTGGTCTCTTGAGTTTTTTTACCCTCTCCACTTACTAATAAGTATTGGTATAAATTCGATTCCGTCTACGTTTTACGTCACTAAGTCATTTGGTGTTAGAAATTCATGTGTTTACGCATTTTCCCGGTTTTGATCGACATTTGGTTGCTACTTAGCATGGTTTTACGTCTCCGCCCCTCAACGCGGGTAGCTTAAGACTAGTTAGTATTTGGTAAGAGTAACAACTACACAAATGTGTACTTAAAAGGTAGGAGTATGAAAGTATATTCCATTTTCTATTTTGTTAAATTTCTCACAAATAGATTTACATAATCAAACAACCTCTTTTTTTCGTTTTTTCAGCTAATGATACTAGTAGATGACGCTGGAGGAGTATATGAGCGAATGGATCATTCACCGTGGAACGGGTGCACCCTGGCTGATTTTGTGTTGCCGTTCTTTCTCTTCATTGTCGGGGTGGCAATTGCCCTTGCTCTTAAGGTACAAAATCTCATCCAGAATCCTATCTTAGTAATATGTACTCATCCAAAATCAACTTTGTCCCTCGCCAATCCATTGCTATATACCGGGGGGTTAGGTTATCGAACGAATGTGGTAGAAATATaaactttatttattataattttctAGGATTAGGTGGTTGATCCCTATGCTATGATCCATCCGTCTGGTGGGATTAGTAAAGTGACGTCTAAAAAAgtcagttttctagtagtgtctGTTTACGTTCGTCTTTTTAACAATATGAAGTATCCTTCGCAGAGGGTTCCAAATACCAAGTATGCAGTAAAAAAGATTATCATAAGAACATTGAAGATGTTGTTTTGGGGAATTATTTTGCAAGGTAATGTTGATTTGAAAAGAACGGTTATTTTGATAATTTTACATGAAATATTCTCCTGAGGTTGCAACTAAATCTTTCTACATACAGGAGGGTACTCACATGCACCATATGACTTAAATTATGGAGTAGACATGAAGAAAATTAGATGGTGTGGCATCCTTCAGGTATTCTTAATATTTGATATCCTAACTCAAATGCAACAATAACAATCTAAGGATAATATAACATTTTTCCCATAGAGAATAGCATTGGTGTACATGGTCGTAGCCCTGATCGAAACCTTCACCGCAAAGCATAGACCAACAGTCATAGAGCCCGGTTATTTCTCCATTTTCTCAGCTTATAGATGGCAATGGTAAATCTTAACTTAACATTTCATGTAATGTACTTAAGTTTTGTTTTCGGATGGTATTTTTATCAATTCCTTTGTTTCTCGCGTTTGAGATTAGGCTTGGAGGGTTCATCGC
Above is a window of Helianthus annuus cultivar XRQ/B chromosome 14, HanXRQr2.0-SUNRISE, whole genome shotgun sequence DNA encoding:
- the LOC110906486 gene encoding uncharacterized protein LOC110906486, whose product is MEVINLFLNKAMAAGLFQGFQLPNDGPTLSSLCYADDVLFIGKWSDQNVEEEVARLASKLNCEAGSLPFLYLGVPIGANMKRAKFWEPVVSRVGARLSKWKARHLSFAGRLTLAKSVLGSIPSYYMSLFLAPKMLIS